The window GGCCACGGGGCTCTCGGGAACGGGCAACGGGAACAGCGAGGTGCTGCGGGCGCAACTGGTGACCCTGCTGGGCGTGGAGCGCACGCAGGCCATTCTCCCGGCCGATCCGGTCCGTGCGCTCGACCCCGCCCCCGGGCTCGACCTCGCCGGGCTCACGACTGCCTCGTTAGGCGGATTCGGCTCGACCTTCGCGGATGTCGCGTACCAGCGCCTGGAGGGCTCGAACAACTGGGTGGTGGCGGGGCGCCGTACGACGACCGGAAAGCCGATCCTTGCGAACGACCCGCATCGGGTGATTACGAACCCCGCCGTGCGCTACCTGGCGCACCTCGTCGCCCCGGGCTGGAACGTCATCGGCGCGGGCGAGCCGGCCGCGCCGGGCGTCGCGATTGGACACAACGATCGCATTGCCTTCGGGCTCACGGTCGTCGGCATGGACCAGCAGGACGTGTACGTGGAGTCGTTAGGCGCCTGCCCGGCGGCCCCCGCGGGGAGCCTCGGGTGTTATCGGCATCGTGGCGCCTGGCGCCCGCTCCTGACGCGACGGGACACGATCCGCGTCAAGGGCGAAGCCCCGCGGGTTCTCACCCTCCAGTTCACGGTGCATGGGCCCGTGGTCTCCGTGGACAGCGCGCGAAAACGCGCGATCACCATCCGGTCGGTGCACAGCGAACCGGGCACGGCCTCGTACCTGGCCTCGCTGTCGCTGGACCGCGCCCGCAACTGGCCGCAGTTCCAGGCGGCCATGGCGCGCTGGTTGATGCCGAGCGAGAACATGATCTACGCCGACGTGGATGGGAACATCGGATGGGTCGCGGGCGGGTTGATGCCCCGCCGGCACTGGTCGGGAATGCTCCCGGTGCCTGGCGACGGGTCGCATGAATGGTCCGGCTTCGTCCCGGGCATGCAGCTCCCGCGGGCCTACAATCCGTCTGCCGGCTACATCGCGACGGCCAACCACAACATTCTCCCCTCCGGGTATCGCACCCCCATCAGCTACGAGTGGGCGACGCGCTATCGGATCGACCGCGTCCGGGAGCTGCTGGATGCGCCGCGCACCTTCAGCGTCGGCGACTTCGAGCAGTTCCAGCACGACGATCGCTCCAAGCTCGCCGAGGCGCTGGTCCCACAGGTCGTCAGTGCCGCGGGGCGGACGGGGCGCGGTGCGCATGAGGAGGTGACGCGCCTGGGTGGATGGGACCTGCGCATGTCGCGCGATCAGGCGGCGCCGACTGTCTTTGCCGCCTGGGCACCGGCGGTCTACCGACGGGCGATCACGTCCGAACTCGCCGGCGCGCCGGAGGCCGCCCGGCTGGTCGCCGGTCGGCCGGCGTACGAATGGCTCGAACGCTGGCTGGCCGACGACCGGGTGGCGCGCCCGGTGCGCGACTCGGCGCTCGTGGGAGCGCTGGACGATGCGGTGGCCGAGCTGACACGTCGATTCGGTTCGGATCGGGCGAAGTGGCGATGGGGGGAGATCCACGTTGCGGCGTTCACCCATCCGCTCAGTGCGCGGTATGACCTGCCCGCGGTCTCCCGTGGGGGTGACGCCAACACGGTCTATGCGACGGGCGGCGCGAACTTCCGGCAGGGCTCGGGCGCCTCGTTCCGCGAGATCATCGACCTGGCGGACTGGGACCGGTCCGTGGTGACCAACGTGCCGGGGCAGTCTGCCGACCCGCGGAGCCCCCACTACAAGGACCTGCTCGAACTCTGGGGCAACGATCGGTACTTTCCCCTCGTATACTCCCGAACGGCCGTC is drawn from Gemmatimonadota bacterium and contains these coding sequences:
- a CDS encoding penicillin acylase family protein produces the protein MTPAFLRTMAAASTVVAAAFLLPQPDVSTPAPAPAQVMRAPAETTHVLRGLQAPVEVRRDRWGVPHIYAKNQHDLFFAQGYVAAQDRLFQMEMWRRQGEGRLAEVLGPSAVDRDRAARLFTYRGDMAREWAAYAPDTRAIVRAFVAGVNARIAAVGDDLPPEFGLLGFRPEPWTETVPLSRATGLSGTGNGNSEVLRAQLVTLLGVERTQAILPADPVRALDPAPGLDLAGLTTASLGGFGSTFADVAYQRLEGSNNWVVAGRRTTTGKPILANDPHRVITNPAVRYLAHLVAPGWNVIGAGEPAAPGVAIGHNDRIAFGLTVVGMDQQDVYVESLGACPAAPAGSLGCYRHRGAWRPLLTRRDTIRVKGEAPRVLTLQFTVHGPVVSVDSARKRAITIRSVHSEPGTASYLASLSLDRARNWPQFQAAMARWLMPSENMIYADVDGNIGWVAGGLMPRRHWSGMLPVPGDGSHEWSGFVPGMQLPRAYNPSAGYIATANHNILPSGYRTPISYEWATRYRIDRVRELLDAPRTFSVGDFEQFQHDDRSKLAEALVPQVVSAAGRTGRGAHEEVTRLGGWDLRMSRDQAAPTVFAAWAPAVYRRAITSELAGAPEAARLVAGRPAYEWLERWLADDRVARPVRDSALVGALDDAVAELTRRFGSDRAKWRWGEIHVAAFTHPLSARYDLPAVSRGGDANTVYATGGANFRQGSGASFREIIDLADWDRSVVTNVPGQSADPRSPHYKDLLELWGNDRYFPLVYSRTAVERETEQVLWLRPR